Proteins encoded together in one Quercus lobata isolate SW786 chromosome 3, ValleyOak3.0 Primary Assembly, whole genome shotgun sequence window:
- the LOC115979840 gene encoding uncharacterized protein LOC115979840 isoform X1, with translation MAEQSKVLNTPAAEKQTKRELFDALWQELEAPVLEKASKSVWELILDTNGLGKEISEMVEKEILQKVSGPPRSSGQGMQKVASLGSKANGNSVHPVPNNIQRSGVSAVQGHTKDNVEQFSGRASVSVEERDNKSVNSVSRIEEQEVDGSRLVAIQSSKVNSIKKNHRIGKQELMKSVQELASQAASRAKAEAAKNITPPKSAYQFEASWKGLSDDRALQARLLKAVSPTALPQIFKNALSASLLVDIIKCVATFFTEEMDLAIRYIENLTNVSRFDLLIMCLSSTDRDDLHKIWDEVFCSEATPIEYAEMLDKLRSRYCLNR, from the exons ATGGCTGAACAGAGTAAAGTTCTTAACACCCCTGCGGCAGAGAAACAAACCAAAAGAGAGTTGTTTGATGCGCTATGGCAGGAACTTGA AGCTCCAGTGCTGGAGAAAGCTTCTAAATCTGTTTGGGAGCTAATTTTGGACACTAATGGTCTGGGGAAGGAAATTAGTGAGATGGTTGAAAAG GAGATTCTTCAGAAGGTGTCTGGACCACCAAGAAGTTCTGGGCAAGGAATGCAGAAAGTAGCAAGTTTAGGGAGCAAGGCTAATGGAAATAGTGTTCATCCAGTACCAAATAATATTCAAAGGTCAGGAGTGTCTGCCGTTCAAGGTCACACCAAG GACAATGTTGAACAGTTTTCTGGGAGGGCATCTGTATCTGTGGAGGAAAGAGATAACAAAAGTGTGAATTCTGTTAGTAGAATAGAAGAACAAGAAGTTGATGGCTCTCGTCTAGTTGCTATTCAGAGTTCTAAAGTGAATAGCATTAAG aAAAATCACAGAATAGGAAAGCAAGAGCTGATGAAGTCAGTGCAAGAGCTTGCTTCTCAAGCAGCTTCTCGAGCCAAGGCTGAAGCTGCAAAAAACATCACACCACCAAAGTCGGCTTATCAATTTGAGGCTTCTTGGAAGGGACTCTCTGATGACCGTGCTTTACAGGCTCGTTTATTGAAG GCTGTATCTCCAACTGCATTGCCACAGATATTCAAAAATGCATTGTCTGCTTCCCTACTAGTTGACATTATTAAATGTGTCGCCACCTTTTTCAC TGAAGAAATGGATCTGGCTATCAGATACATAGAAAATTTAACTAATGTCTCAAGATTTGACTTGCTCATCATGTGCCTTTCATCTACAGATAGAGATG ATCTCCACAAGATTTGGGATGAAGTATTTTGTAGCGAGGCAACGCCAATTGAGTATGCAGAGATGCTTGATAAACTTCGTTCAAGATACTGCCTCAACCGGTGA
- the LOC115979839 gene encoding putative pentatricopeptide repeat-containing protein At1g12700, mitochondrial isoform X1 has protein sequence MGKSTSSLLLICNRLIIRVSLPFRAFTSHYCSTISENVKTPSQKRNQLLNSVRDHCKSGTFKNLDHALGLFDTMLHMRPLPSIVDFTQLLGAVARMKHYSVVITQIKRMESFGISPSVYTLNVLINCYCRLRRVDFGFSVLATILKLGYQPNHITLTTLVNGLCLRGNILGAVRLVDEMENKGYQPNAITCGTIVNGLCKIGQTGVAIRLLRKLEKRNFAQNVVLYSTIIDSLCKDKLVTEALNIFSEMMSKGIQPNVVTYSCVIQGLCNFGRWREASTLLNEMVQKKVMPNVQTFSILVDTLCKEGMLTEAKEVFDVMIQRGIEPDKVAYNSLIDGYCLQNQMDEAVKAFNMMVEKGCSPDVFSYNILINGYCRSKKIDEAMRLFHEMSNKGVIPNVVTYNTLIDGFFKVERVQAALELFNTMQACGQHPNPQTYAILLDGFCKNRRIAEAMALFQEMEEKKLDHNIVFYNILIDGFCNVGELTTAREIFSGLFAKGLQPNVWTYTIMVKGLCKEGLIDEAIELLEKMEGNGCSPNNHTYNILIQGLLQHGDTTKAMKYLKMMVDKGFSANATIAAMFIDLLLSNQVDENIRELLPKSG, from the coding sequence ATGGGTAAATCAACATCCTCTCTGCTTCTTATATGCAATCGTTTGATTATTAGAGTAAGCCTTCCATTTCGTGCTTTTACTTCTCATTATTGTTCTACTATTAGCGAAAATGTGAAAACCCCATCTCAGAAACGGAATCAGTTGTTGAATTCTGTGAGAGATCACTGCAAATCTGGAACCTTTAAGAATCTTGATCATGCCTTAGGTCTGTTTGATACAATGCTTCACATGCGCCCTTTGCCTTCCATTGTAGATTTTACTCAATTGTTGGGTGCGGTTGCAAGAATGAAGCATTACTCCGTAGTAATTACTCAAATTAAACGAATGGAATCATTCGGAATCTCTCCCAGTGTTTATACTCTCAATGTTTTGATTAATTGCTACTGCCGTTTGAGAcgggttgattttgggttctCTGTCTTAGcaacaattttgaaacttggttaTCAGCCAAATCATATAACTCTAACCACTCTTGTCAATGGGCTATGTCTTCGAGGTAATATTCTTGGAGCTGTGAGGTTGGTAGATGAAATGGAGAACAAGGGGTACCAACCTAATGCAATTACTTGTGGGACGATAGTAAACGGTTTGTGTAAGATTGGCCAGACTGGTGTGGCTATTAGGTTGCTCAGGAAGCTTGAAAAAAGGAATTTTGCACAAAATGTGGTGCTGTATAGCACGATCATTGACAGTTTATGTAAGGACAAATTGGTAACTGAGGCTTTGAACATTTTTTCTGAAATGATGAGTAAAGGCATTCAGCCAAATGTTGTCACTTACAGTTGCGTAATTCAAGGTCTATGCAATTTTGGCCGGTGGAGGGAGGCGTCTACTTTGTTGAATGAGATGGTGCAAAAGAAGGTCATGCCAAATGTACAAACATTTAGCATATTGGTGGACACACTTTGCAAGGAAGGGATGTTGACTGAGGCAAAAGAAGTTTTTGATGTGATGATTCAAAGAGGCATTGAGCCTGACAAAGTCGCTTACAATTCTTTGATTGATGGTTATTGTTTGCAAAACCAAATGGATGAGGCAGTTAAGGCATTTAATATGATGGTTGAGAAGGGTTGTTCACCGGATGTGTTTAGCTATAACATATTGATCAATGGATATTGtagaagtaaaaaaattgatgaggCAATGCGTTTGTTTCATGAAATGTCCAACAAGGGAGTGATTCCTAATGTTGTGACTTACAACACTCTTATTGATGGGTTTTTCAAAGTGGAGAGAGTCCAAGCTGCACTGGAGCTATTCAATACAATGCAAGCTTGCGGCCAACATCCAAATCCCCAAACCTATGCCATCTTGTTAGATGGATTTTGTAAGAATAGACGAATTGCTGAGGCAATGGCATTGTTTCAGGAGatggaagaaaaaaagttgGACCACAATATTGTGTTTTACAACATCTTGATTGATGGTTTCTGCAATGTTGGGGAACTTACAACTGCAAGAGAAATCTTTAGCGGTCTTTTTGCAAAAGGATTGCAACCTAATGTTTGGACTTACACTATAATGGTCAAAGGGCTTTGCAAAGAAGGGCTAATTGATGAAGCGATCGAGTTGCTTGAGAAAATGGAAGGCAATGGTTGTTCACCTAACAATCACACATACAACATATTAATCCAAGGGTTATTGCAACATGGTGACACAACAAAGGCAATGAAATATCTCAAAATGATGGTTGACAAGGGATTTTCAGCAAACGCAACAATTGCTGCCATGTTTATTGACTTGTTGTTGTCTAATCAAGTAGATGAAAATATTCGAGAGCTGCTTCCAAAGTCTGGGTGA
- the LOC115979839 gene encoding putative pentatricopeptide repeat-containing protein At1g12700, mitochondrial isoform X2: MDFTQLLGAVARMKHYSVVITQIKRMESFGISPSVYTLNVLINCYCRLRRVDFGFSVLATILKLGYQPNHITLTTLVNGLCLRGNILGAVRLVDEMENKGYQPNAITCGTIVNGLCKIGQTGVAIRLLRKLEKRNFAQNVVLYSTIIDSLCKDKLVTEALNIFSEMMSKGIQPNVVTYSCVIQGLCNFGRWREASTLLNEMVQKKVMPNVQTFSILVDTLCKEGMLTEAKEVFDVMIQRGIEPDKVAYNSLIDGYCLQNQMDEAVKAFNMMVEKGCSPDVFSYNILINGYCRSKKIDEAMRLFHEMSNKGVIPNVVTYNTLIDGFFKVERVQAALELFNTMQACGQHPNPQTYAILLDGFCKNRRIAEAMALFQEMEEKKLDHNIVFYNILIDGFCNVGELTTAREIFSGLFAKGLQPNVWTYTIMVKGLCKEGLIDEAIELLEKMEGNGCSPNNHTYNILIQGLLQHGDTTKAMKYLKMMVDKGFSANATIAAMFIDLLLSNQVDENIRELLPKSG; this comes from the exons ATGG ATTTTACTCAATTGTTGGGTGCGGTTGCAAGAATGAAGCATTACTCCGTAGTAATTACTCAAATTAAACGAATGGAATCATTCGGAATCTCTCCCAGTGTTTATACTCTCAATGTTTTGATTAATTGCTACTGCCGTTTGAGAcgggttgattttgggttctCTGTCTTAGcaacaattttgaaacttggttaTCAGCCAAATCATATAACTCTAACCACTCTTGTCAATGGGCTATGTCTTCGAGGTAATATTCTTGGAGCTGTGAGGTTGGTAGATGAAATGGAGAACAAGGGGTACCAACCTAATGCAATTACTTGTGGGACGATAGTAAACGGTTTGTGTAAGATTGGCCAGACTGGTGTGGCTATTAGGTTGCTCAGGAAGCTTGAAAAAAGGAATTTTGCACAAAATGTGGTGCTGTATAGCACGATCATTGACAGTTTATGTAAGGACAAATTGGTAACTGAGGCTTTGAACATTTTTTCTGAAATGATGAGTAAAGGCATTCAGCCAAATGTTGTCACTTACAGTTGCGTAATTCAAGGTCTATGCAATTTTGGCCGGTGGAGGGAGGCGTCTACTTTGTTGAATGAGATGGTGCAAAAGAAGGTCATGCCAAATGTACAAACATTTAGCATATTGGTGGACACACTTTGCAAGGAAGGGATGTTGACTGAGGCAAAAGAAGTTTTTGATGTGATGATTCAAAGAGGCATTGAGCCTGACAAAGTCGCTTACAATTCTTTGATTGATGGTTATTGTTTGCAAAACCAAATGGATGAGGCAGTTAAGGCATTTAATATGATGGTTGAGAAGGGTTGTTCACCGGATGTGTTTAGCTATAACATATTGATCAATGGATATTGtagaagtaaaaaaattgatgaggCAATGCGTTTGTTTCATGAAATGTCCAACAAGGGAGTGATTCCTAATGTTGTGACTTACAACACTCTTATTGATGGGTTTTTCAAAGTGGAGAGAGTCCAAGCTGCACTGGAGCTATTCAATACAATGCAAGCTTGCGGCCAACATCCAAATCCCCAAACCTATGCCATCTTGTTAGATGGATTTTGTAAGAATAGACGAATTGCTGAGGCAATGGCATTGTTTCAGGAGatggaagaaaaaaagttgGACCACAATATTGTGTTTTACAACATCTTGATTGATGGTTTCTGCAATGTTGGGGAACTTACAACTGCAAGAGAAATCTTTAGCGGTCTTTTTGCAAAAGGATTGCAACCTAATGTTTGGACTTACACTATAATGGTCAAAGGGCTTTGCAAAGAAGGGCTAATTGATGAAGCGATCGAGTTGCTTGAGAAAATGGAAGGCAATGGTTGTTCACCTAACAATCACACATACAACATATTAATCCAAGGGTTATTGCAACATGGTGACACAACAAAGGCAATGAAATATCTCAAAATGATGGTTGACAAGGGATTTTCAGCAAACGCAACAATTGCTGCCATGTTTATTGACTTGTTGTTGTCTAATCAAGTAGATGAAAATATTCGAGAGCTGCTTCCAAAGTCTGGGTGA
- the LOC115980239 gene encoding F-box protein At2g07140-like — protein MGSSLFLDCKLRGSPKFFIYPSQRRKKYDSLPYEIILHILSLLPLDCVFRLKCVCKAWSVLISEFGTLHLKRLRETSHGIICLHTHRNSRDCKISFEIRSLQVGGGFKTLLEKDLYTSNIYPQFRRIGHVYSLDGLICLSDGQGFDVFNPTTGEFVSLQVRYNDCTFSDSQRRSIIVFGFGYFPLTKQYNVLSIYSEFMAAIITVGHSNSSWRIIFIDIPTSYHFSNNNETFCINGNLYWLDYHHIAAFNAIFFSRIQTLSIFASPNISVNCAE, from the exons ATGGGCAGTTCCTTGTTTTTAGATTGTAAACTACGTGGGAgtcctaaattttttatatat CCgagccaaagaagaaaaaaatatgattcTCTCCCATATGAAATCATCCTCCATATACTCTCACTGCTTCCACTGGATTGTGTGTTCAGATTGAAGTGCGTGTGCAAAGCATGGTCTGTGTTAATCAGTGAATTTGGAACTTTACACTTAAAGCGCTTAAGGGAAACATCTCATGGGATCATCTGCTTGCACACCCATCGTAATTCTCGTGATTGCAAGATTTCCTTTGAAATACGTTCTTTACAAGTAGGAGGTGGCTTTAAGACTTTATTGGAAAAAGACTTATATACATCTAACATCTATCCACAGTTCCGGAGAATAGGCCATGTATATTCCTTGGATGGTTTGATCTGCTTGAGCGATGGCCAAGGTTTTGATGTATTTAATCCCACCACAGGAGAGTTTGTTAGTCTCCAAGTACGATATAATGATTGTACTTTTTCAGATTCGCAAAGGAGGTCTATTATAGTATTTGGATTTGGATATTTTCCTCTAACAAAGCAATACAATGTTTTGAGCATCTATTCTGAATTCATGGCTGCAATAATAACCGTGGGTCATTCAAATTCATCGTGGAGGATTATCTTTATCGACATCCCAACGTCCTACCATTTTTCTAATAATAACGAAACATTCTGTATTAATGGCAATCTATACTGGTTAGATTATCATCACATTGCAGCATTTAAT gcaatttttttcagccgaatccaaacgCTCTCCATATTTGCTTCCCCCAATATTTCAGTAAATTGTGCTGAATAA
- the LOC115979840 gene encoding uncharacterized protein LOC115979840 isoform X2, which yields MQESPLCGWKVFQNKIKSGYRFLYEAEACSFPYSWNLFPIRLFDRFCNLEILQKVSGPPRSSGQGMQKVASLGSKANGNSVHPVPNNIQRSGVSAVQGHTKDNVEQFSGRASVSVEERDNKSVNSVSRIEEQEVDGSRLVAIQSSKVNSIKKNHRIGKQELMKSVQELASQAASRAKAEAAKNITPPKSAYQFEASWKGLSDDRALQARLLKAVSPTALPQIFKNALSASLLVDIIKCVATFFTEEMDLAIRYIENLTNVSRFDLLIMCLSSTDRDDLHKIWDEVFCSEATPIEYAEMLDKLRSRYCLNR from the exons ATGCAAGAATCTCCATTGTGCGGTTGGAAAGTATTTCAGAATAAAATCAAGTCTGGATACAGGTTCTTATATGAGGCAGAGGCATGTTCTTTCCCATATTCATGGAACCTGTTCCCAATTCGTTTGTTTGACAGGTTCTGTAATCTG GAGATTCTTCAGAAGGTGTCTGGACCACCAAGAAGTTCTGGGCAAGGAATGCAGAAAGTAGCAAGTTTAGGGAGCAAGGCTAATGGAAATAGTGTTCATCCAGTACCAAATAATATTCAAAGGTCAGGAGTGTCTGCCGTTCAAGGTCACACCAAG GACAATGTTGAACAGTTTTCTGGGAGGGCATCTGTATCTGTGGAGGAAAGAGATAACAAAAGTGTGAATTCTGTTAGTAGAATAGAAGAACAAGAAGTTGATGGCTCTCGTCTAGTTGCTATTCAGAGTTCTAAAGTGAATAGCATTAAG aAAAATCACAGAATAGGAAAGCAAGAGCTGATGAAGTCAGTGCAAGAGCTTGCTTCTCAAGCAGCTTCTCGAGCCAAGGCTGAAGCTGCAAAAAACATCACACCACCAAAGTCGGCTTATCAATTTGAGGCTTCTTGGAAGGGACTCTCTGATGACCGTGCTTTACAGGCTCGTTTATTGAAG GCTGTATCTCCAACTGCATTGCCACAGATATTCAAAAATGCATTGTCTGCTTCCCTACTAGTTGACATTATTAAATGTGTCGCCACCTTTTTCAC TGAAGAAATGGATCTGGCTATCAGATACATAGAAAATTTAACTAATGTCTCAAGATTTGACTTGCTCATCATGTGCCTTTCATCTACAGATAGAGATG ATCTCCACAAGATTTGGGATGAAGTATTTTGTAGCGAGGCAACGCCAATTGAGTATGCAGAGATGCTTGATAAACTTCGTTCAAGATACTGCCTCAACCGGTGA